One genomic region from Xylocopa sonorina isolate GNS202 chromosome 8, iyXylSono1_principal, whole genome shotgun sequence encodes:
- the LOC143425840 gene encoding solute carrier family 23 member 1 produces MPENGIQMTEVNMENSTFTPPDAEKAAGSNRNTNLTYGIDDVPPWYLCLFMALQHYLTMIGAIVSIPFILTPALCMAEDDPSRSYIISTMIFVTGLVTFFQTTIGCRLPLVQGGTISFLVPTLAILSLPQWKCPAPEVLNEMSPENRTELWQVRMRELSGAIAVSSLFQVIVGFGGIIGYLLKFITPLTIVPTVSLVGISLFENAADAASQHWGIAAGTILMLTLYSQIMINVPFPMLMYRKGQGLRVVWFELFKLFPVLLTIIVMWIICTILTVTDTLPVGHPARADSKLKIINDSPWFRVPYPGQWGTPTVSLSGVLGMLAGVLACTVESISYYPTTSRMCGAPPPPVHAINRGIGMEGLGTMLAGLWGSGNGTNTFGENVGTIGVTKVGSRRVIQWACGLMILQGLISKFGAVFIIIPEPIVGGIFCVMFGMITAFGLSALQYINLNSARNLYILGFSIFFPLVLSKWMIQHSNVIHTGNDIADGVITVLLSTTILVGGVVGCLLDNLIPGTPEERGLIAWSKEMELNTGMDEKEGQEHVPTTFDFPFGMDTLQRWKWTQYVPFLPTYRPGIYSCGQKKQ; encoded by the exons AATATGGAGAATTCAACCTTCACGCCACCGGATGCTGAAAAAGCTGCTGGCAGCAACAGGAATACGAATCTCACTTATGGCATCGACGATGTCCCTCCATGGTATCTCTGCCTGTTTATGGCTTTACAG CACTATCTGACCATGATAGGCGCAATAGTCTCGATTCCTTTCATCCTGACGCCAGCACTATGCATGGCGGAGGATGATCCATCCAGGAGTTACATAATCTCCACTATGATTTTCGTCACAGGACTCGTCACCTTCTTCCAAACCACCATAGGATGCAG ATTACCTCTAGTGCAGGGTGGAACAATTTCGTTTCTGGTCCCGACGCTGGCAATATTAAGTTTACCGCAATGGAAGTGCCCAGCACCGGAAGTTTTAAACGAAATGTCCCCGGAGAATCGCACGGAATTGTGGCAAGTAAGGATGAGAGAACTTTCGGGAGCTATTGCCGTTTCCTCTCTGTTCCAAGTGATCGTCGGATTCGGAG GTATCATCGGATATTTATTGAAATTCATCACGCCTCTGACCATCGTTCCAACCGTCTCTCTGGTCGGCATATCTCTGTTTGAAAACGCTGCTGACGCTGCATCCCAACATTGGGGTATCGCGGCTGG AACTATATTGATGTTAACGCTGTATTCTCAAATAATGATCAACGTGCCGTTCCCCATGCTAATGTATCGCAAAGGCCAGGGACTACGAGTAGTCTGGTTCGAATTGTTCAAATTATTCCCG GTACTGTTGACGATAATAGTCATGTGGATAATTTGCACGATATTAACCGTAACTGATACGCTACCTGTCGGTCATCCAGCCAGAGCAGACAGTAAATTAAAGATCATCAATGATTCCCCGTGGTTCAGAGTGCCTTATCCTGGCCAATGGGGTACACCCACTGTCAGCTTGTCTGGCGTACTTGGTATGTTAGCTGGAGTATTGGCGTGCACCGTGGAATCCATCAGTTATTATCCAACAACATCTAGAATGTGCG GTGCTCCACCGCCACCAGTTCACGCCATCAACCGTGGTATCGGCATGGAGGGGCTTGGTACCATGTTGGCTGGTCTCTGGGGAAGCGGAAATGGTACAAACACATTTGGAGAGAATGTAGGAACAATCG GCGTTACGAAAGTCGGCAGTCGCAGAGTTATACAATGGGCTTGTGGACTAATGATCCTTCAAGGATTGATTAGCAAATTTGGTGCCGTTTTCATCATCATCCCCGAGCCAATAGTCGGTGGAATATTTTGCGTGATGTTCGGAATGATCACTGCTTTTG GTCTATCTGCGTTGCAATACATAAACTTGAACTCCGCGAGGAATTTATACATCCTTGGATTCTCCATTTTCTTCCCATTA GTTTTATCCAAATGGATGATTCAACATTCAAATGTGATACACACTGGAAATGATATAGCCGATGGTGTCATCACAGTGTTACTTAGCACCACAATCTTAGTTGGTGGTGTAGTGGGGTGTTTATTGGATAATCTTATACCAG GCACCCCCGAGGAACGTGGACTTATCGCTTGGTCAAAGGAAATGGAACTAAATACTGGAATGGATGAGAAGGAGGGCCAAGAACATGTACCTACTACGTTCGATTTTCCTTTTGGAATGGATACTTTACAAAG GTGGAAATGGACACAGTATGTACCTTTCTTACCGACTTACAGGCCTGGAATTTACTCGTGTGGTCAGAAAAAACAATGA
- the LOC143425841 gene encoding sphingomyelin phosphodiesterase 4 has protein sequence MLFRTVRRKKEKYKNMATPSDVATIRLQRFLNMPLMQRCKEIATLIDESSTTELQHVFQILIDSLFGITDNIGWGLHSITFKKNPQEYETLCNFLHPRGPVFSLCYKLLPDCYLKYNFPVSFLPMKIRSMLEEGMIPPFYLDKIRDDQGTRGVSGLHMNPFEYYIFHFAYHLTNPWLQVQQQENVWVNWETAYVQLAHCYLYHFLPRDNSPVLPMIGPYIRKTPQRKLVQSPESKRLQTPRLLRTSILSPGSPNSTSSVPQQQCLPQVWRSETVIQVFLDFWVEYTEDDQLNPRLNTTYTTSVPRRHSIHSGEHIRLVRAFIKTLHEFANSATGDKSAMDELKRIILPSVQGKIYTFLRKAIYHWPLDSSFRLILEAWLSFIQPWRYLPGITYTKEGKLEEEERGKIHEPYRWMPFIANNLLAFTAIFQQLLPRFMRTDLVAPKNALMLFRVTKVFSQQHLAKIICEIESHMDDVGLSRSRVSTNQWASTVRQLILELEGPTYQYIPMFSMATISQVVSLLSTIKQDHLTATSLIDMLEKKRKNRRFLLALWEFFNGESYSSDDINIEERRRVPIYLANAQQQLIEIFEIKVEDIPQVAIEADQEYYESILSTSFCHQSQMDSSLDTSKPGVFVPIQKDRQTCQYIEYMGDPELQPVRSNECTFLVRNLYKLCTYINMKYRYEIIGMYHRRGFFGSICRQILQPPTKVVKLPKRTENGFSSSYEERIPPRLSLRPLANYSLLLTISLGVFITWLTNYGIFTFFGFAFCLWSVYIIIRATLEPLTRSSRNTFRASTTAFSIN, from the exons ATGTTATTTCGAACGGTTCGCaggaaaaaggaaaaatataaaaatatggcTACACCCTCAGACGTTGCTACG ATCAGACTACAGAGATTCTTGAACATGCCATTAATGCAaagatgcaaggaaatagcaactttAATAGACGAATCGAGCACAACAGAACTGCAACATGTATTCCAAATATTAATAGATTCATTATTCGGAATAACCGACAATATCGGGTGGGGTTTGCACAGCATCACTTTTAAGAAAAATCCACAGGAGTACGAAACACTGTGCAATTTCCTCCATCCGCGGGGACCAGTTTTTTCTCTCTGTTATAAATTATTGCCAGACTGTTATTTGAAATACAATTTTCCAGTTTCATTTTTGCCA atgAAAATACGTTCCATGTTAGAAGAGGGTATGATACCACCATTTTATCTGGATAAAATCAGAGACGATCAGGGCACACGTGGTGTATCTGGCTTACACATGA ATCCCTTTGAGTATTACATTTTCCACTTTGCATACCATCTGACAAACCCATGGCTGCAAGTGCAGCAACAGGAAAATGTCTGGGTCAATTGGGAAACTGCTTATGTTCAGTTAGCACACTGTTATTTATACCACTTTCTACCTAGAGATAATTCTCCAGTTTTGCCAATGATTGGCCCATACATTAGAAAAACGCCACAACGAAAATTGGTGCAATCACCTGAATCCAAAAG ATTACAAACACCGCGACTTCTGAGAACATCGATATTATCGCCAGGATCGCCAAATTCTACGTCGAGTGTACCGCAGCAACAATGTTTGCCGCAAGTTTGGAGAAGTGAAACTGTAATTCAAGTATTCCTCGATTTTTGGGTGGAATATACGGAAGACGACCAATTAAATCCACGATTGAACACCACCTATACCACGTCCGTTCCGCGTCGA CATAGCATCCATTCCGGAGAGCACATACGATTGGTACGAGCATTTATAAAgacattgcatgaatttgcaaataGCGCAACAGGCGATAAAAGTGCAATGGATGAACTTAAACG AATTATTTTGCCTTCTGTTCAAGGCAAAATTTATACATTCCTACGAAAAGCTATATATCATTGGCCTCTAGACAGTTCGTTTAGATTAATTCTTGAAGCATGGTTGAGCTTCATTCAACCTTGGAGATACCTCCCTGGTATAACATATACCAAGGAAGG CAaattagaagaagaagaaagaggaaAAATACACGAGCCGTACAGATGGATGCCCTTCATTGCGAATAATCTGTTAGCTTTTACGGCAATATTTCAGCAATTGCTTCCGCGATTCATGAGAACGGATCTTGTAGCACCAAAAAATGCATTAATGCTATTCAGAGTTACAAAA GTTTTCTCACAGCAGCATCTGGCGAAAATAATATGTGAAATAGAGAGTCATATGGATGATGTTGGTTTAAGTAGAAGTCGAGTATCTACGAATCAATGGGCTTCAACTGTCCGACAACTAATTTTAGAACTTGAGGGTCCGACGTATCAATATATTCCAATGTTTTCTATGGCTACCATCTCACAG GTTGTAAGCTTGTTAAGCACAATTAAGCAAGACCATTTAACGGCAACTAGTTTAATCGATATGctagagaagaaaagaaagaacagaCGATTTTTGTTAGCACTATGGGAATTTTTTAATGGCGAAAGCTACTCTTCGGATGATATTAATATAGAAGAACGTCGACGTGTTCCTATTTATCTGGCAAATGCACAGCAACAATTAATTGAAATTTTTGAG ATTAAAGTAGAAGACATTCCTCAGGTAGCTATCGAAGCTGACCAAGAATATTATGAGAGTATTCTATCGACGTCTTTCTGTCATCAATCGCAG ATGGACTCTAGTTTAGATACAAGTAAACCAGGTGTTTTTGTACCTATTCAAAAAGACAGACAAACATGCCAATATATAGAATACATGGGAGATCCAGAATTACAACCGGTTCGAAGTAACGAATGCACGTTCCTCGTTAGAAATTTGTATAAACTTTGTACATACATAAATATGAAG TACCGATACGAGATAATTGGCATGTACCATCGACGTGGTTTCTTCGGTAGCATTTGCCGACAGATTCTACAACCACCGACGAAAGTCGTGAAGCTACCAAAACGAACGGAGAACGGATTTTCCAGCAGTTACGAGGAACGCATTCCACCACGGCTGAGTTTACGACCTCTGGCTAATTATAGTCTACTCTTAACCATAAGTCTAGGAGTATTTATCACTTGGCTCACAAA CTACGGAATCTTTACGTTTTTCGGATTCGCGTTTTGTCTATGGTCTGTGTATATAATAATACGGGCAACGTTGGAGCCCCTAACACGATCGAGCAGAAATACATTCAGAGCAAGTACTACGGCGTTCTCCATCAACTAA